In the genome of Bacillota bacterium, the window TCTCCCGGTTGGCGTAGATGACGCTGGGATGCAGGGGATCCTTGTTGCGGTTGAGGTAGCGGACGAATTCGACGATTCCGCCCTCGTAGTGGAACGACTCGGACCGGCCCGTCCGCTCGTCCGTAAACCGCAGCATCAACCCAGCATTCAAAAAAGCCAGATTTCGGAGGCGCTGGAGGATTGTTTCGTCGTCAAATTCAGTCGTTTCGAAGATTTCAGGATCGGGCTTGAAGCGCACCAGCGTGCCCGTTCCGTCGGTCTCCCCAACGGCTTCGAGCTCGGTCGTGGGCTTACCTCGGGAAAAGCGCTGGCGGTAAAGCTTGCCACCCAGCCTGACCTGCACCTCGAGCCATTCCGAGAGCGCGTTGACCACCGAAACACCCACGCCGTGCAGGCCGCCGCTCACCTTGTAGCCGCCGTCCTGCCCGAACTTCCCGCCGGCGTGGAGCGTGGTCAGGACGGTCTCCACGGCGGGCCGTCCGGTCCTGGGGTGAACCTCGACCGGAATCCCGCGGCCGTTGTCGTCAACGGAAAGCGACCCGTCTGGATGAACGCGCACGTCGATCTCGGTGCAGAAGCCGTTCATGGCCTCGTCAATGCTGTTATCGACCACCTCGTAGGCGAGGTGGTGCAGCCCGTGTTCGTCGGTGCTGCCAATGTACATGCCGGGCCGGCGGCGGACGGCCTCCAGCCCTTCCAGCACCTGAATCTGCTCGGCTCCATACGGGGTCGCGCTGGCCAGCTTTTCGTTCTTTCGAGCGGGGGTCAAACGTAAAGGCCTCCTCTACCCAGCAAAAACCGCGAACTCCAGCTTAATTATACCCGCGCCCTTCTGTCAAAGGCTTCGACGCCGCCTGCGAGCCGTCCGCCGCCGGGATCTCCCCGATAGGACCGCTATCCCGCCCTCCTCGCGCTCGGTTGCCCACGGAGTGGCCGCCCGCCTCCGAAGGGTGAGCGGGGAGATGGGCGAGACGTAGATGCCGTAAGCCGTGACGACCAGTGACGTCCCCACGCCATCCCCGACCACGGTGACTCCGCCGGCGTGGTCGCCCCCTCTCACGATCTGGTCGACGGAGAGCCCGCGCCTTTGCATGGCGGCGAGATCCACGATGGCCACCACGTCCCGGGCCCTGACGACGACGTCGCCTCCGAGATGCACGTACAAAGCGAACATCCGCCCCTTCCCGGCCCCCAAGGACCCGCCCTTTTCACGAGCCCGGAACAACTTCCAGCCGTCCCGCCGAAACCCTCCACACCCGAACCTCCCCGTGGCCCCGCGCGGCCGCTGCCAGGGCTTCGGCGTCGGTGCCGGTGAGGAAGATCTGCGCCTCACGGGGCAATACGGCAAAGAGCCTCCGCCGCCGGCCCTCGTCCAGCTCGGAGGCCACGTCGTCCAGGAGCAGCACCGGCGGCTCGCCGATACGTTGTTTCATCCAGCCCCACGCGGCCACGAACAGGCTGACCGCGGCCGTGCGCTGCTGTCCCCTGGAGCCGAAGTAGCGCAGGTCGGTGTCGCCCAGGCGGATCTCCAGGTCGTCCCGGTGCGGCCCGGCAAGGGTGGCCCCCCTGGCGAGCTCGGCGGGGCGCAGGGCGCGAAGCCGCGCCAGAAGGCGCTCTGCGGCCTCCCCGGGCCCGCCGGGCTCCCCTCCGCCGGCCCCGGGCCCGTTCGCCGTGGAGCGGTAGCGGAGCTTGAGCGCCTCGCCGCCCCCGGTCATCTCGTCCTGCGTCCCGGCGGCCCGCCGTTCGAGCTCCCGCACCAGCTCCTGGCGGCGCTCCGTCAGTTCGCCCCCCACCTCGGCCAGCTGCTGGTCCCAGGCGTCCAGGAGCACGGGAGCCGACTCGCCCGCCGCTCTGTCGCGAGCACCGCGAAGCAGGTGGTTTCGCTGGGAGACGATGCGCGT includes:
- the remB gene encoding extracellular matrix regulator RemB, yielding MGAGKGRMFALYVHLGGDVVVRARDVVAIVDLAAMQRRGLSVDQIVRGGDHAGGVTVVGDGVGTSLVVTAYGIYVSPISPLTLRRRAATPWATEREEGGIAVLSGRSRRRTARRRRRSL
- the recF gene encoding DNA replication/repair protein RecF, whose product is MRLARLRLAGFRNYAQAELQPGGGLNLIAGANAQGKTNLLEAIWVLSGARSLRAADQGQLVLFGRAAASVEAALHMDASGSQRDLRLVLHRSGRRAFFVNGKAVRRFAGVVGSLAVLWFSPDEVDVVRGAPAQRRRFLDVTLAQVDAVYRDALLRYTRIVSQRNHLLRGARDRAAGESAPVLLDAWDQQLAEVGGELTERRQELVRELERRAAGTQDEMTGGGEALKLRYRSTANGPGAGGGEPGGPGEAAERLLARLRALRPAELARGATLAGPHRDDLEIRLGDTDLRYFGSRGQQRTAAVSLFVAAWGWMKQRIGEPPVLLLDDVASELDEGRRRRLFAVLPREAQIFLTGTDAEALAAAARGHGEVRVWRVSAGRLEVVPGS